Proteins found in one Triticum urartu cultivar G1812 chromosome 4, Tu2.1, whole genome shotgun sequence genomic segment:
- the LOC125551806 gene encoding ribonucleases P/MRP protein subunit POP1 isoform X1, whose protein sequence is MAGGGAVPPPPRQLEVRRFASDRVGELRSLHAAVSARVDGRFQQPRSARRRTTGHLPSKRRRASRGAAAGQAPEEGNPSARQSRRVRRRQELAGNPAEGFSFAGDGARRLRTHLWHAKRFTMARRWGFVLPICSQGSGRGSRAVLKRLKTGTIVHDASYFIPIQLDGPEDSLLSILGMVICPSPADKTPDLKHLQDKVMQGVCIENATLRRAGCPHSHVVGPVTYMWRPFSIGSSKLEAKEADLSNSETRFSQGSCSSSQRQLWIWIHPAMLDEGLDAIRIACDKQMQDSGVLVNCCSLEGKIARLEVMGCKAMQSLKSILHPVSNMINRILDTSDMSKPTDHSVYSSTGPHVLEASVIDHAEILQPGAILSMIVHDPREVSSQGTDSPSETVTNQENKLLEGGDLEAPSEERHIFSSMQMHSGRHDLLLSDCREMWDSGCKIIPPVAEEILCMEKHHRRMNFFCLDSENDQGQAIQANGCFSRSCPVILLKHAKERWSIIVPLSWVKPFWLFLVSHGAHAIGLRERRWIASQLKIPCFPYDYPDSKAYSSFMTKEAAVFDKAAEYRPAAKRPPRVPVPPSWHHIMASLNKEDGTVRCLEVDDLKPSDTVLPECFSLNSNCGDSGSSPTTVVASFQLFVPRTIQTLRHYVKELDIMSLSSSSEMEIDIDEPKLASGGTVKTPSPVNGLYLVRVLIRVFKEGFFEDGAVVCAPFLSDLTAWKTRSEEDEEQCLEKWEVQLPQSHISSYFPCLGPKDDTTRKALRWPIGFVTTGFVHGSTGKDGAAVAFCDARLLAALRQEQWNEKSMLGQEICVLVRNARSAAYRRALATVVLEQQKEDLEFL, encoded by the exons ATGGCTGGCGGCGGCGCGGTGCCCCCGCCACCGCGGCAGCTCGAAGTTCGGCGCTTCGCGTCTGACCGCGTCGGAGAGCTACGATCCCTGCACGCGGCCGTCTCAGCTCGCGTCGACGGCCGCTTCCAGCAGCCCCGCTCCGCACGCCGCCGCACCACGGGGCACCTCCCCTCCAAGCGCCGCCGCGCAAGCAGAGGTGCCGCGGCGGGCCAGGCTCCTGAGGAGGGTAACCCCTCGGCGCGTCAGTCGAGGAGGGTGAGGCGCCGGCAAGAGCTAGCTGGCAACCCTGCGGAGGGGTTCTCATTCGCTGGCGACGGCGCGCGGCGGCTGCGCACTCACCTATGGCATGCCAAGAGGTTCACCATGGCAAGACGGTGGGGTTTCGTCTTGCCCATTTGCTCCCAGGGGAG CGGGAGGGGTTCAAGGGCAGTTCTCAAGCGGTTGAAAACTGGAACAATTGTTCATGATGCTAGCTACTTCATTCCGATTCAACTAGACGGTCCAGAG GACTCCCTATTATCCATTCTGGGAATGGTTATTTGTCCATCTCCTGCAGATAAAACACCTGACTTAAAGCACCTACAAGATAAAGTTATGCAAGGTGTTTGCATTGAGAACGCTACG CTTCGGCGTGCTGGGTGCCCCCACTCTCATGTTGTTGGACCAGTGACATACATGTGGCGGCCATTCTCAATAGGGAGTAGCAAATTGGAGGCCAAAGAAGCAGATTTGTCCAATTCTGAAACTAGATTTAGTCAAGGAAGCTGCAGTTCATCACAACGCCAATTATGGATATGGATTCATCCTGCTATGCTGGATGAAGGGCTGGATGCAATAAGAATTGCATGTGACAAACAG ATGCAAGATTCTGGTGTTCTGGTCAACTGTTGTTCACTAGAGGGGAAAATTGCAAGATTGGAAGTCATGGGATGCAAGGCTATGCAATCTCTTAAGAGTATATTGCACCCAGTTAGTAA TATGATCAACAGGATACTTGATACAAGTGATATGTCTAAACCAACTGATCATTCTGTGTATTCCTCTACTGGCCCTCATGTTTTGGAAGCATCTGTCATCGATCATGCTGAGATTCTTCAGCCTGGTGCTATACTGTCCATGATAGTTCATGACCCCAGGGAGGTTTCATCTCAGGGGACAGATTCTCCTTCGGAAACAGTTACGAACCAGGAGAACAAACTCTTGGAGGGGGGAGACCTGGAGGCACCATCCGAGGAGAGACACATATTCTCATCAATGCAAATGCACTCTGGAAGGCATGATTTGCTCCTTTCTGACTGTAGAGAAATGTGGGATTCTGGCTGTAAGATAATTCCCCCAGTGGCAGAGGAGATCCTTTGTATGGAAAAACACCACAGACGTATGAATTTTTTCTGCCTGGATTCTGAAAATGACCAAGGACAAGCAATTCAAGCGAATGGTTGCTTCAGTCGATCCTGCCCTGTTATTCTTCTGAAACATGCTAAAGAAAG GTGGTCCATTATCGTGCCTTTGAGCTGGGTAAAGCCTTTTTGGCTCTTTCTAGTATCTCATGGTGCACACGCGATTGGCTTAAGAGAGAGACGGTGGATTGCATCACAG TTAAAGATACCATGCTTCCCTTATGATTACCCAGACAGCAAAGCATATTCATCATTTATGACAAAAGAGGCTGCTGTTTTTGATAAAGCAGCTGAGTACCGCCCTGCTGCCAAGAGACCTCCAAGAGTTCCTGTACCTCCTTCATGGCATCATATCATGGCTAGTTTAAATAAAGAAGATGGCACGGTGAGATGTCTTGAAGTAGATGACTTAAAGCCTTCTGATACGGTGTTACCTGAGTGTTTCTCATTAAATTCCAACTGTGGAGATTCTGGATCATCACCGACAACTGTCGTTGCTTCATTCCAACTCTTTGTGCCAAGAACCATTCAAACGTTGAGACATTATGTGAAAGAACTTGATATAATGTCTTTGAGTTCTTCATCTGAGATGGAAATCGATATTGATGAACCCAAATTGGCTTCTGGTGGCACTGTTAAGACGCCATCTCCTGTAAATGGATTATACCTTGTAAGGGTCCTGATTCGAGTGTTCAAGGAAGGTTTCTTTGAAGATGGCGCTGTAGTTTGTGCACCATTTTTATCAGATCTTACAGCTTGGAAAACCAG ATCAGAGGAGGATGAGGAACAATGTCTAGAAAAATGGGAAGTCCAGCTCCCGCAGTCCCATATCAGTTCTTATTTTCCATGTCTGGGTCCCAAAGATGACACCACACGGAAAGCATTGAGATGGCCGATAGGCTTTGTCACGACTGGTTTCGTACATGGAAG CACTGGGAAGGATGGTGCTGCGGTTGCGTTCTGTGATGCAAGGCTTCTGGCGGCGTTGCGACAAGAGCAATGGAATGAAAAGAGTATGCTGGGTCAAGAGATCTGTGTTCTTGTCAGGAACGCGAGATCAGCGGCGTATAGACGGGCACTTGCCACAGTTGTTCTGGAGCAGCAGAAGGAAGATCTAGAGTTTCTGTAG
- the LOC125551806 gene encoding ribonucleases P/MRP protein subunit POP1 isoform X2, with protein MAGGGAVPPPPRQLEVRRFASDRVGELRSLHAAVSARVDGRFQQPRSARRRTTGHLPSKRRRASRGAAAGQAPEEGNPSARQSRRVRRRQELAGNPAEGFSFAGDGARRLRTHLWHAKRFTMARRWGFVLPICSQGSGRGSRAVLKRLKTGTIVHDASYFIPIQLDGPEDSLLSILGMVICPSPADKTPDLKHLQDKVMQGVCIENATLRRAGCPHSHVVGPVTYMWRPFSIGSSKLEAKEADLSNSETRFSQGSCSSSQRQLWIWIHPAMLDEGLDAIRIACDKQMQDSGVLVNCCSLEGKIARLEVMGCKAMQSLKSILHPVSKILDTSDMSKPTDHSVYSSTGPHVLEASVIDHAEILQPGAILSMIVHDPREVSSQGTDSPSETVTNQENKLLEGGDLEAPSEERHIFSSMQMHSGRHDLLLSDCREMWDSGCKIIPPVAEEILCMEKHHRRMNFFCLDSENDQGQAIQANGCFSRSCPVILLKHAKERWSIIVPLSWVKPFWLFLVSHGAHAIGLRERRWIASQLKIPCFPYDYPDSKAYSSFMTKEAAVFDKAAEYRPAAKRPPRVPVPPSWHHIMASLNKEDGTVRCLEVDDLKPSDTVLPECFSLNSNCGDSGSSPTTVVASFQLFVPRTIQTLRHYVKELDIMSLSSSSEMEIDIDEPKLASGGTVKTPSPVNGLYLVRVLIRVFKEGFFEDGAVVCAPFLSDLTAWKTRSEEDEEQCLEKWEVQLPQSHISSYFPCLGPKDDTTRKALRWPIGFVTTGFVHGSTGKDGAAVAFCDARLLAALRQEQWNEKSMLGQEICVLVRNARSAAYRRALATVVLEQQKEDLEFL; from the exons ATGGCTGGCGGCGGCGCGGTGCCCCCGCCACCGCGGCAGCTCGAAGTTCGGCGCTTCGCGTCTGACCGCGTCGGAGAGCTACGATCCCTGCACGCGGCCGTCTCAGCTCGCGTCGACGGCCGCTTCCAGCAGCCCCGCTCCGCACGCCGCCGCACCACGGGGCACCTCCCCTCCAAGCGCCGCCGCGCAAGCAGAGGTGCCGCGGCGGGCCAGGCTCCTGAGGAGGGTAACCCCTCGGCGCGTCAGTCGAGGAGGGTGAGGCGCCGGCAAGAGCTAGCTGGCAACCCTGCGGAGGGGTTCTCATTCGCTGGCGACGGCGCGCGGCGGCTGCGCACTCACCTATGGCATGCCAAGAGGTTCACCATGGCAAGACGGTGGGGTTTCGTCTTGCCCATTTGCTCCCAGGGGAG CGGGAGGGGTTCAAGGGCAGTTCTCAAGCGGTTGAAAACTGGAACAATTGTTCATGATGCTAGCTACTTCATTCCGATTCAACTAGACGGTCCAGAG GACTCCCTATTATCCATTCTGGGAATGGTTATTTGTCCATCTCCTGCAGATAAAACACCTGACTTAAAGCACCTACAAGATAAAGTTATGCAAGGTGTTTGCATTGAGAACGCTACG CTTCGGCGTGCTGGGTGCCCCCACTCTCATGTTGTTGGACCAGTGACATACATGTGGCGGCCATTCTCAATAGGGAGTAGCAAATTGGAGGCCAAAGAAGCAGATTTGTCCAATTCTGAAACTAGATTTAGTCAAGGAAGCTGCAGTTCATCACAACGCCAATTATGGATATGGATTCATCCTGCTATGCTGGATGAAGGGCTGGATGCAATAAGAATTGCATGTGACAAACAG ATGCAAGATTCTGGTGTTCTGGTCAACTGTTGTTCACTAGAGGGGAAAATTGCAAGATTGGAAGTCATGGGATGCAAGGCTATGCAATCTCTTAAGAGTATATTGCACCCAGTTAGTAA GATACTTGATACAAGTGATATGTCTAAACCAACTGATCATTCTGTGTATTCCTCTACTGGCCCTCATGTTTTGGAAGCATCTGTCATCGATCATGCTGAGATTCTTCAGCCTGGTGCTATACTGTCCATGATAGTTCATGACCCCAGGGAGGTTTCATCTCAGGGGACAGATTCTCCTTCGGAAACAGTTACGAACCAGGAGAACAAACTCTTGGAGGGGGGAGACCTGGAGGCACCATCCGAGGAGAGACACATATTCTCATCAATGCAAATGCACTCTGGAAGGCATGATTTGCTCCTTTCTGACTGTAGAGAAATGTGGGATTCTGGCTGTAAGATAATTCCCCCAGTGGCAGAGGAGATCCTTTGTATGGAAAAACACCACAGACGTATGAATTTTTTCTGCCTGGATTCTGAAAATGACCAAGGACAAGCAATTCAAGCGAATGGTTGCTTCAGTCGATCCTGCCCTGTTATTCTTCTGAAACATGCTAAAGAAAG GTGGTCCATTATCGTGCCTTTGAGCTGGGTAAAGCCTTTTTGGCTCTTTCTAGTATCTCATGGTGCACACGCGATTGGCTTAAGAGAGAGACGGTGGATTGCATCACAG TTAAAGATACCATGCTTCCCTTATGATTACCCAGACAGCAAAGCATATTCATCATTTATGACAAAAGAGGCTGCTGTTTTTGATAAAGCAGCTGAGTACCGCCCTGCTGCCAAGAGACCTCCAAGAGTTCCTGTACCTCCTTCATGGCATCATATCATGGCTAGTTTAAATAAAGAAGATGGCACGGTGAGATGTCTTGAAGTAGATGACTTAAAGCCTTCTGATACGGTGTTACCTGAGTGTTTCTCATTAAATTCCAACTGTGGAGATTCTGGATCATCACCGACAACTGTCGTTGCTTCATTCCAACTCTTTGTGCCAAGAACCATTCAAACGTTGAGACATTATGTGAAAGAACTTGATATAATGTCTTTGAGTTCTTCATCTGAGATGGAAATCGATATTGATGAACCCAAATTGGCTTCTGGTGGCACTGTTAAGACGCCATCTCCTGTAAATGGATTATACCTTGTAAGGGTCCTGATTCGAGTGTTCAAGGAAGGTTTCTTTGAAGATGGCGCTGTAGTTTGTGCACCATTTTTATCAGATCTTACAGCTTGGAAAACCAG ATCAGAGGAGGATGAGGAACAATGTCTAGAAAAATGGGAAGTCCAGCTCCCGCAGTCCCATATCAGTTCTTATTTTCCATGTCTGGGTCCCAAAGATGACACCACACGGAAAGCATTGAGATGGCCGATAGGCTTTGTCACGACTGGTTTCGTACATGGAAG CACTGGGAAGGATGGTGCTGCGGTTGCGTTCTGTGATGCAAGGCTTCTGGCGGCGTTGCGACAAGAGCAATGGAATGAAAAGAGTATGCTGGGTCAAGAGATCTGTGTTCTTGTCAGGAACGCGAGATCAGCGGCGTATAGACGGGCACTTGCCACAGTTGTTCTGGAGCAGCAGAAGGAAGATCTAGAGTTTCTGTAG